Proteins from a single region of Starkeya sp. ORNL1:
- a CDS encoding Na/Pi cotransporter family protein gives MSFPATLIDLAGFIALLLWGTHMVQTGVQRTFGPRLRSILGHALGDRFRAFVAGLGVTTLLQSSTATGLMVTGFAVGGLVDLVPALAVMLGANVGTTLIVQLLSFDISAVSPALILIGVLMFRRDSSTQTHDLGRVLIGLGLMLLALNQLLDLLRDFEDAPSLRLLLGAISTLPVLDVLLAAGLTWAAHSSVAVVLLVMSLAANGVVPPNAAFALVLGANLGTAINPLIEGPAGDGPAAKRVPLGNLLTRLIGIGIVLVAMQPIGRFMVTFQPDDARAVADFHTLFNIVTAVVFLPLLGPLARLLRRLLPDAPAAADPSRPLYLDPAAKEIPIIALGGAAREALRLADFLEAMLVGARDALAEGDRRLIAETRRRDDVLDRLNIAIKSYLTSIDPDELGPNDHRRLNEILAFAMNLEQAGDVVDRHLLPHASKGLKRGLDFPKERQAEMSELMNRLIANLRTAASLLMTEDPRAARLLADEKVAFREAESRATLQHFERLRGSRLPVAQASALYLDLLRDMKLINSHIVAAAAYPVLERSGELLASRVASGE, from the coding sequence ATGAGCTTTCCTGCCACCCTGATCGATCTCGCCGGCTTCATTGCGCTGCTCCTCTGGGGCACGCACATGGTGCAGACCGGCGTGCAACGTACCTTCGGTCCGAGGCTGCGCTCGATCCTCGGCCATGCGCTCGGCGATCGCTTCCGTGCCTTCGTTGCCGGGCTCGGCGTCACCACTTTGCTCCAGAGCAGCACCGCGACGGGGCTGATGGTGACCGGCTTTGCGGTCGGTGGGCTGGTCGATCTGGTGCCGGCGCTCGCCGTCATGCTCGGCGCCAATGTCGGCACCACGCTCATCGTGCAATTGCTGTCCTTCGACATCTCCGCGGTCTCGCCGGCGCTGATCCTGATCGGCGTGCTGATGTTCAGGCGCGATTCCTCCACTCAGACCCATGATCTCGGCCGCGTGCTGATTGGCCTTGGCCTGATGCTGCTGGCGCTCAACCAGTTGCTCGACCTGTTGCGGGACTTCGAGGACGCGCCGAGCCTGCGCCTGCTGCTCGGCGCCATCTCGACACTGCCGGTGCTCGACGTGCTGCTCGCCGCCGGCCTCACCTGGGCCGCGCATTCGAGCGTCGCCGTAGTGCTGCTGGTGATGTCGCTCGCCGCCAATGGCGTGGTGCCGCCGAACGCCGCCTTCGCCTTGGTGCTCGGCGCCAATCTCGGCACCGCCATCAATCCCCTGATCGAGGGACCCGCCGGCGACGGTCCGGCGGCCAAGCGCGTGCCGCTCGGCAATCTCCTCACCCGGCTGATCGGTATCGGCATCGTGCTCGTCGCGATGCAGCCGATCGGCCGCTTCATGGTGACGTTCCAGCCGGACGATGCTCGCGCCGTGGCGGACTTCCACACGCTGTTCAACATCGTCACCGCGGTGGTGTTCCTGCCGCTGCTGGGGCCGCTGGCGCGCCTGCTGCGCCGCCTGCTGCCGGACGCTCCCGCCGCGGCCGACCCCTCGCGCCCGCTCTATCTCGATCCGGCGGCGAAGGAGATTCCGATCATCGCGCTGGGTGGAGCCGCCCGCGAGGCGCTGCGGCTCGCCGACTTTCTCGAAGCGATGCTGGTCGGCGCCCGTGACGCGCTGGCCGAAGGCGACCGCCGCCTGATCGCCGAGACCAGGCGCCGCGACGACGTGCTGGATCGGCTGAACATCGCCATCAAGTCGTATCTGACCTCGATCGACCCGGACGAACTGGGGCCGAACGACCATCGCCGGCTCAACGAGATCCTCGCCTTCGCGATGAATCTCGAACAGGCCGGCGACGTGGTCGACCGCCATTTGCTGCCGCACGCCTCCAAGGGGTTGAAGCGCGGGCTCGACTTCCCCAAGGAGAGGCAGGCGGAGATGAGCGAACTGATGAACCGCCTCATCGCCAATCTCAGGACCGCGGCCTCGCTGCTGATGACCGAGGATCCGCGCGCCGCGCGGCTGCTGGCGGACGAGAAGGTGGCATTCCGCGAGGCGGAATCCCGCGCCACGCTGCAGCATTTCGAGCGGTTGCGCGGCAGCCGGCTGCCGGTCGCGCAGGCGAGCGCGCTCTATCTCGACTTGTTGCGCGACATGAAGCTGATCAACAGCCACATCGTCGCCGCAGCCGCCTATCCGGTGCTGGAGCGCAGCGGCGAATTGCTGGCAAGCCGCGTCGCCAGCGGGGAGTGA